In Paenibacillus phoenicis, one genomic interval encodes:
- the ytaF gene encoding sporulation membrane protein YtaF, with product MGSYSLLAVIAIGIASNLDNAGVGIAYGVRKIRIPWYSNLAIAAISFLATLVSGYFGSWLSSWVHPWIGQLLGTIVIIGVGVWVLLQPFLEKKNIAIQEEDDVNPLTRLLRNPEEADKDSSKSISLGESIVLGIALAMNALAGGFNAGITQLNIWYTSLSVGLFSYLLLAACAGFAEKVAAEKFGNRATVISGLLLILIGIHQLF from the coding sequence ATGGGTTCTTACAGTCTGTTGGCCGTCATCGCCATTGGAATCGCGTCCAACTTGGATAATGCGGGAGTCGGTATCGCCTACGGAGTACGAAAAATCCGCATTCCATGGTATTCCAATCTGGCCATCGCCGCCATCTCCTTCTTGGCCACTCTGGTGTCGGGTTATTTCGGAAGCTGGTTATCCTCGTGGGTCCATCCCTGGATCGGACAGTTGTTGGGGACGATTGTGATCATTGGGGTTGGCGTATGGGTACTATTGCAGCCATTTCTGGAGAAGAAGAACATAGCTATCCAGGAGGAGGATGACGTCAATCCGCTGACCCGCTTGCTGCGCAATCCTGAAGAAGCAGACAAGGACAGCTCCAAATCCATCAGTCTTGGCGAATCGATTGTCCTGGGGATCGCCTTGGCCATGAATGCGCTGGCCGGCGGCTTTAATGCCGGTATCACCCAACTGAACATCTGGTATACTTCGCTGTCCGTTGGCTTGTTCAGCTACCTGTTGCTGGCCGCATGCGCCGGCTTTGCCGAGAAGGTCGCCGCGGAGAAATTCGGAAACCGGGCCACTGTCATTTCCGGCCTGCTGTTAATCCTCATTGGCATTCATCAACTCTTTTAA
- a CDS encoding twin-arginine translocase TatA/TatE family subunit has translation MGVINVLENLLRPSHLLLLVIAALLLFGPSKLPELGRSFGTMLKEFKRGARGEILEDEQPQKAEVQPAADTNKSS, from the coding sequence ATGGGAGTGATAAATGTGCTTGAAAACTTGTTGCGTCCGTCTCATTTGCTGCTTCTAGTCATCGCAGCATTGTTGTTATTTGGTCCCAGCAAGCTGCCGGAATTAGGGCGCAGCTTTGGCACGATGCTCAAGGAATTTAAGAGAGGCGCGCGCGGGGAGATTCTCGAAGACGAGCAGCCGCAGAAAGCGGAAGTTCAACCCGCTGCAGATACGAATAAATCATCTTGA
- a CDS encoding MraY family glycosyltransferase, which produces MLYLCTFLLSFLIVYFLIPPLGKLAFRLDFVDKPRADVERKIHRQPIPLTASYAIFAGFFIAYLLFTRNFSWETGALFAGGVLLLAIGTIDDWYKTKGKDFPALPKLIVQVSAAVLVYASGITFSGFVNPFSGDYVLLPAWLQFILTILWIFGVTTVINFSDGLDGLAGGLSAISAVTLFVVALTKGQTNSAMLSVALIGVTLAYLRYNKPPAKVFMGDAGATFLGFMLAVIALDGAFKQATVLSLFIPVLALGVPIFDNLFVVIKRMLQGKSPYVADASQVHYRLLRAGLNQKQVVMFLYLISTCLGLSSIILLLLQV; this is translated from the coding sequence ATTTTATACTTATGTACTTTTCTGTTATCGTTTCTGATCGTGTATTTCCTGATTCCCCCGCTCGGTAAGCTGGCCTTCCGCCTGGACTTCGTGGACAAACCCCGAGCGGACGTCGAACGCAAGATCCATCGTCAGCCGATTCCGCTGACGGCCAGCTATGCGATATTTGCCGGGTTCTTCATTGCATACCTGCTGTTTACGCGCAACTTCTCCTGGGAGACGGGAGCGCTGTTTGCCGGCGGGGTGCTTTTGCTGGCCATTGGGACCATCGACGACTGGTACAAAACCAAAGGCAAAGACTTTCCGGCGCTGCCTAAACTGATCGTCCAAGTGTCCGCTGCAGTGCTGGTTTATGCATCCGGCATCACCTTCAGTGGCTTTGTAAATCCGTTTAGCGGCGATTATGTCCTGTTGCCGGCCTGGCTTCAGTTCATTTTAACGATTCTCTGGATCTTTGGCGTCACCACCGTCATCAATTTCTCGGACGGATTGGACGGCTTGGCCGGAGGATTATCCGCGATCTCGGCCGTGACGCTGTTTGTGGTGGCCTTAACCAAAGGGCAAACCAACTCCGCGATGCTCTCGGTTGCCCTGATTGGGGTAACGCTGGCCTACCTGCGGTACAACAAGCCGCCGGCCAAAGTTTTTATGGGCGATGCCGGAGCTACGTTCCTTGGGTTTATGCTGGCGGTGATCGCACTGGACGGCGCCTTCAAGCAAGCTACGGTCCTGTCCCTGTTTATTCCGGTGCTTGCCCTCGGCGTACCGATTTTCGATAATCTGTTTGTCGTGATCAAGCGGATGCTGCAAGGAAAATCACCTTACGTCGCCGATGCCAGCCAAGTCCATTATCGGCTGCTTCGGGCCGGGTTAAATCAGAAGCAGGTGGTTATGTTCCTGTACCTGATCAGCACCTGTCTGGGACTGTCGTCCATCATTCTTCTGCTGTTGCAAGTCTAA
- a CDS encoding DivIVA domain-containing protein: protein MQDDYARKLEDQKSLFRQLGIKLDALSIHEKDFDAKMRGYDKEEVDRFLDDIIVDYERFYDIITDLLDKYKEIQRRQAYWEEEKKALARRPSFDLENAVDRRLVEDGIRQVERSLEQFKLHLRGER, encoded by the coding sequence ATGCAAGACGATTACGCGCGCAAGCTGGAAGACCAGAAAAGCTTATTTCGGCAATTAGGGATTAAGCTGGATGCGCTCTCCATTCACGAAAAAGATTTTGACGCCAAAATGCGGGGCTACGATAAGGAGGAAGTCGATCGCTTCCTGGATGACATTATCGTTGATTATGAACGCTTCTACGATATTATTACCGATCTGCTGGACAAATATAAAGAAATCCAGCGCCGGCAAGCGTATTGGGAAGAGGAGAAGAAGGCTCTGGCCCGCAGGCCTTCCTTTGATTTGGAAAATGCGGTGGATCGCAGATTGGTGGAGGACGGCATTCGCCAAGTGGAGCGAAGCCTGGAGCAATTTAAGCTGCATCTGCGCGGCGAGCGGTAA
- a CDS encoding Dps family protein has translation MANQTLTQANQELQKQLNLQIANWTVLYTKLHNFHWFVKGPNFFTLHEKFEALYNEAAGYIDDIAERLLAIGGTPIATLREALATASISEASGKESADEMVAAIVADFAKLDSELKEGMEAAERAEDEATSDLLLGIVSSLEKHRWMLNAYLGK, from the coding sequence ATGGCAAACCAAACCTTAACTCAAGCAAATCAAGAACTGCAGAAACAACTGAACCTGCAAATCGCGAACTGGACGGTCCTGTACACGAAGCTGCACAATTTCCACTGGTTCGTGAAAGGTCCAAACTTCTTTACGCTTCATGAGAAATTCGAAGCCCTTTATAACGAAGCGGCTGGTTATATCGATGATATTGCCGAACGTCTGCTGGCCATTGGCGGCACACCGATCGCAACCCTGCGCGAAGCCCTTGCGACGGCCAGCATCTCCGAAGCCAGCGGCAAGGAAAGCGCTGATGAAATGGTAGCAGCCATCGTAGCGGATTTTGCGAAATTGGACAGCGAGCTGAAGGAAGGCATGGAAGCGGCAGAAAGAGCGGAAGATGAAGCCACGAGCGATCTGCTGCTCGGCATCGTCTCCTCGCTGGAGAAACACCGCTGGATGCTGAACGCCTACCTTGGCAAATAA
- a CDS encoding methyl-accepting chemotaxis protein, whose translation MSFAQKITSVLIGLLLLVGLLIGIFAYQTTYREVETSVGIETVGCANITTGLVDPEAVARLASGDRTGLAELEKRLNWTVEHKSLFKEVFLMSLDGTILAADQNLKSRGYQAGDAFYFNDQDRDMILEMKHPVYTKVYSYDGVKLLSGYGPIYKNHDPDQEIIGLMVINFDASIIGERTRDILLLPFIIGIVVLLAAVVFVYFFIHRMIRPLETLSRQVERVAEGDLTVQTNVLQGQDEIGKLTQNFAKMVGSLRQLITEVNVTSMQVASSSEQLSASAQQTGKAGEQAAEITQSLAEGAERQLTNLETGATMLRDMSDRIGQIARHAEGVLTSAQQVSAASNQGEQAIQSSVEQMSTMEAKIVQLSAIIEELGSRSKEVQSILDIMTDIAAETNLLALNASIEAARAGEYGSGFAVVASSVRKLAERSAASAKQISELITHIVGQVELTGSAMDETVRETKRGVELVRSAGASFTDIAASSEITAASIADISEAVRLLSDNSQRLVQSIDEIVRFAGHTAVGAQDMSSFSQQQLAAMEEVDASASFLSGLAERLHTMIERFKVM comes from the coding sequence ATGAGTTTTGCTCAAAAAATTACCTCTGTTCTGATCGGACTACTGCTTCTAGTTGGTTTGCTGATCGGGATATTTGCTTATCAAACAACGTATCGTGAGGTCGAGACATCCGTCGGTATTGAAACGGTGGGCTGTGCCAATATTACCACCGGGCTTGTAGATCCGGAAGCGGTTGCCCGTCTTGCCTCCGGAGACCGTACCGGCCTTGCGGAGCTGGAGAAACGATTAAACTGGACGGTAGAGCATAAGTCGTTGTTTAAGGAAGTGTTTTTGATGTCGCTGGACGGCACCATTCTTGCGGCTGACCAGAACCTCAAAAGCCGGGGATATCAAGCGGGAGACGCTTTTTATTTCAATGATCAGGACCGGGACATGATTCTTGAGATGAAGCATCCTGTGTATACCAAGGTCTATTCTTATGACGGCGTGAAGCTGCTCAGCGGTTACGGCCCGATCTACAAAAATCATGACCCCGACCAAGAGATCATCGGTCTAATGGTCATTAACTTCGACGCCTCGATCATCGGGGAGAGAACTCGCGACATCCTGCTCCTGCCTTTTATCATCGGCATCGTTGTCCTGCTCGCCGCAGTTGTTTTCGTGTACTTCTTTATCCACCGGATGATTCGGCCGCTGGAAACGTTGTCCCGGCAGGTGGAGCGGGTTGCCGAGGGCGATTTGACCGTACAGACGAACGTGCTTCAAGGTCAGGATGAAATCGGCAAATTAACGCAAAATTTTGCGAAGATGGTGGGCAGCTTGCGGCAGTTGATCACCGAGGTGAACGTCACTTCGATGCAGGTGGCCTCGTCCTCGGAGCAGCTATCCGCGAGTGCACAGCAAACCGGAAAAGCGGGTGAGCAAGCGGCTGAAATTACCCAATCCCTTGCCGAAGGTGCGGAGCGACAACTTACGAACCTGGAAACCGGGGCGACCATGCTGCGTGACATGTCCGATCGGATTGGGCAGATCGCTCGCCATGCCGAAGGCGTCTTAACATCGGCGCAGCAGGTCTCCGCCGCATCAAACCAAGGGGAACAAGCCATCCAGTCCAGCGTAGAGCAAATGTCCACCATGGAAGCCAAAATCGTTCAGCTCTCTGCGATCATTGAGGAGCTGGGCAGCCGCTCCAAAGAAGTGCAGAGCATCCTGGACATCATGACCGACATCGCCGCCGAAACCAACCTGCTCGCGTTAAATGCTTCAATTGAAGCGGCCCGCGCCGGAGAATACGGCAGCGGATTTGCCGTAGTCGCCTCCTCGGTCCGCAAGCTGGCGGAACGTTCCGCAGCCTCGGCGAAGCAAATTAGCGAGCTGATCACCCACATCGTTGGGCAGGTAGAGCTCACCGGCAGCGCAATGGACGAGACCGTCCGTGAAACGAAGCGAGGCGTCGAGCTGGTGCGCAGCGCCGGAGCTTCTTTTACCGACATCGCAGCCTCGTCGGAAATTACCGCTGCATCGATCGCTGATATCAGTGAAGCGGTTCGGCTCCTGTCCGACAACTCGCAAAGACTGGTGCAGTCGATTGACGAAATCGTGCGGTTTGCGGGCCATACGGCGGTCGGCGCACAGGACATGTCCTCATTCTCCCAGCAACAGTTGGCTGCTATGGAGGAGGTTGATGCTTCCGCCAGCTTCCTGTCCGGTCTAGCCGAACGGCTTCATACGATGATCGAACGCTTTAAAGTGATGTAA
- the thpR gene encoding RNA 2',3'-cyclic phosphodiesterase: protein MSVNEEKWRLFIAIPLPQEVKYKLEEWCSEQKTRLDFKKWVHAEDYHITVQFLGDTAPGRLDELLASLSRAAKGMGPLELEAAGIGTFGRPASPSVLWAGVRGEVAGLESLHSRVTSENRALGFVPEERRFSPHITLARKYREGARLDPAALQTQPEFGSWRADRLVIYQTHMHKRPMYEVVGSALLT, encoded by the coding sequence ATGTCAGTAAATGAAGAAAAATGGAGATTATTTATCGCCATCCCTCTTCCGCAAGAGGTCAAGTATAAGCTGGAGGAGTGGTGCAGCGAGCAAAAAACGAGATTGGATTTCAAAAAATGGGTACATGCCGAAGACTACCATATTACCGTGCAGTTTCTGGGAGATACGGCTCCGGGGCGTTTGGACGAGCTGCTGGCTTCATTATCGCGGGCAGCAAAGGGGATGGGCCCGCTGGAATTGGAAGCGGCGGGGATTGGTACCTTTGGACGTCCGGCAAGTCCCAGCGTGTTATGGGCTGGCGTCCGCGGTGAGGTGGCCGGGCTGGAGAGCCTGCACAGCCGGGTGACGTCGGAGAACCGGGCACTCGGCTTTGTGCCGGAGGAACGGCGCTTCAGCCCGCATATTACGTTGGCCCGGAAATATCGAGAAGGGGCCAGATTAGATCCTGCAGCGCTGCAGACCCAACCGGAATTCGGCAGTTGGAGGGCCGATCGTCTGGTCATCTATCAGACGCATATGCACAAGCGTCCGATGTATGAGGTGGTTGGATCTGCGCTGTTGACTTAG
- a CDS encoding MGDG synthase family glycosyltransferase, whose translation MRKRRVLILSEGFGSGHTQAGHALAAGLKRKNPQIQTKVLELGSFLNPTVAPLILSAYRMTVNTSPALVGLFYKHKYEKPVGKFARLALHKMFYTHAAEVIAQLQPDLIVCTHPIPSAIMSYLKLTSDLNVPLCTLITDYDAHGSWMSPGVDRYLVSAPEVKALLVQRGVAPSKVQVTGIPVHPDFWSKQEKASAREELGLKNMPTALVMGGGWGLLLREELLDKLAAWREEIQVVCCTGSNEKLAARLRAHPALQHPNMKVIGFTRQIGKWMDASDLLITKPGGMTCTEGMAKSIPMLFFESIPGQEEKNREYFVQHGYGAELTSPDVLDVWFEQIRNRHASDLQPGPEPALLQPSYQPDRCAEAVLHLLYQAAAPVRVRLQTASPAEQQAN comes from the coding sequence ATGCGAAAAAGAAGAGTGTTGATCCTATCGGAAGGCTTTGGAAGTGGACATACGCAGGCCGGACATGCGCTGGCGGCCGGACTGAAGCGGAAAAACCCGCAAATCCAGACGAAGGTGCTGGAGCTGGGCTCGTTTCTGAATCCGACGGTGGCGCCCCTAATCCTATCCGCGTATCGGATGACGGTAAATACGAGCCCTGCGTTGGTAGGCCTTTTTTATAAGCACAAGTACGAGAAGCCGGTAGGCAAGTTTGCCCGTTTGGCCTTGCACAAAATGTTCTATACCCACGCGGCCGAAGTCATCGCGCAGCTTCAGCCCGATCTGATCGTCTGCACGCATCCGATTCCCAGCGCCATCATGTCCTACCTGAAGCTCACTTCAGATCTGAACGTGCCGCTGTGCACGCTCATCACGGATTACGATGCCCACGGTTCCTGGATGAGTCCCGGTGTGGATCGGTACCTCGTCTCCGCCCCTGAGGTCAAAGCTCTGCTCGTGCAGCGCGGGGTAGCCCCCTCCAAGGTGCAGGTGACAGGCATTCCCGTGCACCCGGATTTCTGGAGCAAGCAAGAGAAGGCGTCCGCCCGGGAGGAATTGGGGTTAAAGAATATGCCCACTGCCCTTGTCATGGGCGGCGGCTGGGGATTGCTGCTTCGTGAGGAGCTGCTGGACAAACTGGCGGCTTGGCGAGAGGAGATCCAAGTCGTCTGCTGCACCGGCAGCAACGAGAAGCTTGCTGCTCGACTACGTGCGCATCCGGCCCTTCAGCATCCAAACATGAAGGTGATCGGGTTCACGCGGCAAATCGGCAAATGGATGGATGCCTCCGACCTTCTGATTACCAAACCCGGCGGAATGACCTGCACCGAGGGAATGGCCAAAAGCATCCCGATGTTGTTCTTTGAGTCGATCCCAGGTCAGGAGGAGAAGAATCGCGAATATTTCGTTCAGCACGGCTATGGGGCTGAGCTGACTTCACCGGACGTGCTGGACGTATGGTTTGAACAAATCCGCAATCGACACGCTTCGGATCTTCAACCCGGACCGGAGCCTGCCTTGCTGCAACCCAGCTATCAGCCTGACCGCTGTGCAGAAGCTGTCCTTCATCTGCTGTATCAGGCAGCCGCTCCGGTCCGCGTACGCCTGCAGACGGCCAGCCCTGCCGAGCAGCAGGCCAACTAA
- a CDS encoding TetR/AcrR family transcriptional regulator encodes MAVVDRRKLVIEAAEKSFALFGYKATTMDQVAKIANVAKGTIYTFFTNKEELFDEILRSVIMEMKRVIEPEIDEEKPFFENLHRAMDALLEFRREHELLIKLSQEVRDFGTPKAKEGLEQIEHAILEYLERHLSRAAERQEIRSYDPKLLAFVVFKLYIALTSDWNKNNPPLSKEQIKEFIRDFLAGGLLLPREV; translated from the coding sequence ATGGCTGTGGTAGATCGCCGTAAACTCGTCATCGAAGCAGCAGAAAAGTCCTTTGCTTTATTTGGCTACAAAGCGACGACGATGGACCAAGTGGCGAAAATAGCAAATGTGGCAAAGGGAACCATCTACACCTTCTTCACGAACAAAGAGGAGTTGTTCGATGAAATTCTGCGTTCCGTCATTATGGAGATGAAGCGGGTCATCGAGCCGGAAATTGACGAGGAGAAGCCCTTCTTTGAGAACTTGCATCGGGCGATGGATGCGCTGCTGGAATTCCGCCGTGAGCATGAGCTCCTCATCAAGTTGTCCCAAGAGGTTCGCGACTTCGGCACTCCGAAAGCGAAGGAGGGATTGGAGCAGATCGAACACGCGATTCTGGAATATCTGGAGCGCCATCTGTCCCGGGCGGCCGAGCGGCAAGAGATCCGCTCGTATGATCCCAAGCTGCTCGCTTTCGTTGTGTTTAAGCTCTATATCGCGTTAACCTCGGACTGGAACAAGAATAATCCGCCTTTGAGCAAAGAACAAATCAAGGAGTTTATCCGCGATTTTCTGGCTGGAGGCCTGCTTCTGCCAAGGGAAGTTTAA
- a CDS encoding YhgE/Pip domain-containing protein has protein sequence MKSLSVFFKDMGATFKNPKVFIPILVVLFIPVLYSGMFLTAFWDPYGKMNELPVAVVNEDQGAQYEGKELKVGEDLVAELKKSDDFQWKFVTREQAETGMKNNEYYMTIIIPDNFSSQATTLMDENPSPAQLIFEPNEGYNFLAAQIGGTAVKEIKSKVSAKVTEAYTETLFDQVEKISGGLSEAGDGASTLNEGAAKLDDGTKKLKENLAKLVAGTMKLEDGVAPLEKGTQSLYQGINEVKDGAGSLASGLKQLEAASQQLEAGAKQAHQGGTKLQAGLQSSLEGAKKLEAGLTASEQGSAQLQSGLEASVQGSEKVAAGANSVAQGLEQLAQANPELAKNAAVQQLIAASKQVAQGSEQLHQGNQQLLKGSQDLHSAQQQLVQGGQQLTAGQEQLLQGMTELNAGQEKLASGLEQFSGKLSEAAAGGKKLASGAGQLSAGAKQLLGGVEQLSGGVGTLADGSKQLDAGAGELKDGMDQLTEGSGELASKLTDAAEQTSGVKKTDALVNMYAQPIEINEQKVNEVPNYGTGFAPYFLSLGLFVGALISTLVVPVRGTSVAEASGWSRFVSRTLTFAGMSLIQSLLASALVLYGLGLEVKSVPLFYLFAFVTSLCYMLIIQALVTWMENPGRFLAILMLIFQLTTSAGTFPLELIPNWMKAFNPILPMTYSVKGFKAVISTGDMPMAWENIGWLVAFGVVFLAFTLVYFLRHERSTERSPEANLSVQSH, from the coding sequence ATGAAATCATTAAGTGTATTTTTCAAGGATATGGGAGCCACCTTTAAAAATCCTAAAGTGTTCATCCCGATTCTTGTTGTGCTGTTCATTCCCGTACTGTACAGCGGCATGTTCCTGACGGCCTTCTGGGATCCGTACGGGAAGATGAACGAGCTGCCGGTAGCGGTGGTGAACGAGGATCAGGGCGCGCAATACGAGGGGAAGGAACTGAAGGTCGGCGAGGACCTCGTTGCCGAACTGAAGAAGAGCGACGACTTCCAATGGAAGTTCGTCACCCGCGAGCAAGCGGAAACCGGGATGAAGAATAATGAGTATTACATGACGATCATCATTCCGGACAATTTCTCTTCACAAGCGACCACATTGATGGATGAAAATCCGTCGCCGGCTCAGTTGATCTTTGAGCCAAACGAAGGTTACAACTTCCTGGCCGCGCAAATCGGCGGTACGGCTGTGAAAGAGATCAAATCGAAAGTGTCCGCCAAAGTGACGGAAGCCTATACGGAAACCTTGTTTGACCAAGTGGAGAAAATCTCCGGCGGCCTCAGTGAGGCGGGCGACGGGGCCAGCACCCTCAACGAAGGGGCGGCCAAGCTTGACGACGGAACCAAGAAGCTGAAAGAAAATCTGGCGAAGCTCGTCGCCGGCACGATGAAACTCGAAGACGGCGTAGCGCCTCTGGAGAAAGGTACGCAGTCGTTATATCAAGGCATCAATGAAGTGAAGGACGGTGCTGGCAGCCTCGCCAGCGGCTTGAAGCAGCTGGAAGCGGCCAGCCAACAGCTGGAAGCTGGCGCAAAGCAAGCGCATCAAGGCGGTACCAAGCTGCAGGCAGGCCTTCAATCGTCGCTGGAAGGCGCGAAGAAGCTGGAAGCTGGCTTGACCGCATCTGAACAAGGCAGCGCCCAACTGCAATCCGGCCTGGAAGCGTCGGTGCAAGGAAGCGAGAAGGTAGCCGCAGGGGCGAACAGCGTGGCGCAAGGCTTGGAACAGCTGGCCCAAGCGAATCCGGAACTGGCGAAGAACGCGGCGGTTCAGCAGTTGATCGCGGCCAGCAAGCAGGTCGCCCAAGGCAGCGAGCAGTTGCACCAAGGGAATCAGCAGCTGCTGAAAGGCAGCCAAGACCTACACAGCGCCCAGCAGCAGTTGGTTCAAGGCGGGCAGCAATTAACGGCGGGTCAAGAGCAGCTGTTGCAAGGCATGACCGAGCTGAACGCCGGACAAGAGAAGCTGGCGAGCGGCCTGGAGCAATTTAGCGGCAAGCTGTCGGAAGCGGCGGCTGGCGGCAAGAAGCTGGCAAGCGGTGCCGGACAGCTGAGCGCAGGCGCCAAACAACTGCTCGGCGGTGTTGAGCAATTGTCTGGCGGCGTAGGCACGCTGGCGGACGGCTCGAAGCAGCTGGATGCAGGTGCGGGTGAACTGAAGGACGGCATGGATCAACTGACAGAAGGCTCGGGCGAGCTGGCTTCGAAGCTGACCGATGCCGCAGAACAAACCTCCGGCGTGAAGAAAACCGATGCGCTTGTGAACATGTATGCTCAGCCGATTGAGATCAACGAGCAGAAGGTTAATGAAGTACCTAACTACGGCACCGGCTTTGCACCATACTTCTTGTCGCTGGGCCTGTTCGTTGGGGCGCTGATCTCGACGCTGGTTGTGCCGGTCAGAGGCACTTCGGTGGCGGAAGCCAGCGGCTGGAGCCGCTTCGTAAGCCGTACGCTGACTTTTGCCGGCATGAGTCTGATACAGTCCTTGCTGGCGTCTGCACTGGTTCTTTACGGATTGGGGCTTGAGGTCAAGAGCGTTCCGCTCTTCTATCTCTTCGCCTTTGTCACCAGCTTGTGCTACATGTTGATCATTCAAGCACTTGTAACCTGGATGGAGAACCCGGGACGGTTCTTGGCGATCCTGATGCTGATTTTCCAACTGACGACCAGCGCAGGAACGTTCCCGCTCGAACTGATTCCGAACTGGATGAAAGCCTTCAATCCGATCCTGCCGATGACGTACAGCGTCAAAGGCTTCAAGGCGGTCATCTCCACCGGCGATATGCCGATGGCTTGGGAAAACATCGGATGGTTGGTTGCGTTTGGCGTTGTATTTCTGGCGTTTACGCTGGTGTACTTCCTGCGCCACGAACGCAGTACAGAACGCAGTCCTGAAGCCAACCTGAGCGTACAGTCGCACTAA